The proteins below are encoded in one region of Oxyura jamaicensis isolate SHBP4307 breed ruddy duck chromosome 22, BPBGC_Ojam_1.0, whole genome shotgun sequence:
- the RETSAT gene encoding all-trans-retinol 13,14-reductase, protein MGPFALLAFGLGLLLFLALLRWVWPRGPNPFAADARRPPAPLVTDKAARRAVLKAVFSADKVPAGLDAIVIGSGIGGLAAAVLLAKAGRRVLVLEQHGKLGGCCHTFSEKGFEFDTGIHYVGQMHESCMTRFIVDQLTEGQLEWVPMPAAYDAVVLGEPRRSRAHRVLTGRKEYFGSLRERFPGETAAIDKFEQLTQSATRGMKAIGILKLLPLPLARLLCRSGLLPWLSPFCRLASRSLKDVVDSLTTNAELRAILSYIFPTYGVLPSKASFSMHSILVNHYLYGAWYPKGGAGEIAFHTIPIIQRAGGNVLGRAPVQSILLDSQGRACGVSVKKGQDLVNIYAPTIISDAGLFNTYERLLPAEARALPEIRSQLGMVKHGEAGFSVFIGLTGSSQELGLEATNYFVYPENNLDEIMKRYLTSSRDEAAKNIPLLFVTCPSAKDPTWETRHPGKCTLAIVTFAKYEWFEEWKDKPVNKRGDAYEDLKKTFVDAIMEVVFKLYPNIEDKIEYISGGSPLTNQHYIASPRGEIYGINHDIARMQAEAIATIRPQTAVPNLYLTGQDIFMCGFMGALHGALFCAGAILNRNLHLDALRLRKHIRATTNDYKKRD, encoded by the exons ATGGGGCCGTTCGCGCTGCTCGCCTTCGGCCTCggcctcctcctcttcctcgcccTGCTCCGCTGGGTCTGGCCCCGCGGCCCCAACCCCTTCGCCGCTGACGCCCGGCGCCCGCCGGCCCCGCTGGTCACCGACAAGGCTGCCCGGAGGGCGGTGCTGAAGGCAG TTTTCTCGGCAGACAAAGTCCCCGCGGGGCTGGATGCCATCGTCATCGGCAGCGGCATCGGGGGCCTGGCGGCGGCCGTGCTGCTGGCCAAGGCCGGCCGCcgggtgctggtgctggagcagcacggcaagctggggggctgctgccacACCTTCAGCGAGAAGGGCTTCGAGTTCGACACCG GGATCCACTACGTGGGGCAGATGCACGAGAGCTGCATGACGCGCTTCATCGTGGACCAGCTGACGGAGGGGCAGCTCGAGTGGGTGCCCATGCCGGCCGCCTACGACGccgtggtgctgggggagcccAGGCGCAGCAGGGCGCACCGCGTCCTCACGGGGAGGAAGGAATACTTCGGCAGCTTGAGGGAGCGCTTCCCCGGAGAAACGGCCGCCATCGATAAGTTCGAGCAGCTCACGCAG AGCGCCACCAGAGGGATGAAAGCCATAGGCATTCTGAAGCTGCTGCCCCTGCCGCTGGCCCGGCTGCTGTGCCGCTcggggctgctgccctggctcAGCCCCTTCTGCCGGCTGGCTTCGCGCAGCCTGAAGGACGTGGTCGACAGCCTCACCACCAACGCAGAGCTCCGCGCCATCCTCAGCTACATCTTCCCCACCTACG GCGTGCTCCCCTCCAAGGCCAGCTTCTCCATGCACAGCATCCTGGTGAACCACTACCTCTACGGCGCCTGGTACCCCAAAGGGGGGGCCGGGGAAATTGCCTTTCACACCATCCCCATCATCCAGAGGGCCGGGGGCAACGTGCTGGGCAGGGCGCCGGTGCAGAGCATCCTGCTGGATTCCCAGGGCAGAGCCTGCG GCGTGAGCGTCAAGAAGGGGCAGGATCTGGTGAACATCTACGCTCCCACCATCATTTCAGACGCTGGATTATTTAACACCTACGAACGGCTCCTGCCGGCGGAGGCGCGGGCTCTGCCTG AGATCCGGTCCCAGCTTGGCATGGTGAAACACGGCGAGGCGGGTTTCAGCGTTTTCATAGGTCTCACGGGCTCGAGccaagagctggggctggaagcCACCAACTACTTCGTCTACCCAGAAAATAACCTGGATGAAAT AATGAAGCGGTACCTGACTTCGTCCAGAGACGAGGCTGCCAAGAACATCCCGCTCCTGTTTGTCACCTGCCCCTCGGCCAAGGACCCCACGTGGGAAACGAGGCACCCAG GTAAATGCACGCTGGCCATCGTGACCTTTGCCAAATACGAGTGGTTTGAGGAGTGGAAGGACAAGCCGGTCAACAAACGGGGAGATGCTTACGAGGACCTGAAGAAGACCTTTGTGGATGCCATCATGGAGGTTGTCTTCAAACTCTACCCCAACATTGAGGACAAG ATCGAGTACATCTCCGGAGGGTCGCCCCTCACCAACCAGCACTACATCGCCAGCCCCCGGGGGGAGATCTACGGCATCAACCACGACATCGCCCGCATGCAAGCCGAAGCCATAGCCACCATACGGCCACAGACGGCTGTCCCCAACCTCTACCTGACAG GGCAGGACATCTTCATGTGCGGCTTCATGGGAGCCCTGCACGGAGCCCTCTTCTGCGCCGGCGCCATCCTCAACCGCAACCTCCACCTGGACGCGTTAAGGCTGAGGAAGCACATACGAGCCACCACCAACGACTACAAGAAGAGAGATTGA
- the ELMOD3 gene encoding ELMO domain-containing protein 3 gives MSAPPAPPEEPPLSPPVLGVSGISAPRQPGLLQAFGGAAESSEEVRRAREEWEALEEIQPGLPGKSGLVPLISFNEALQHFQTADLSACRKKIQATARRQGLAALLRFLFGPPRLQQQLQGERDLALAMAHCGLDDSEAVHMRILQTIYKKLTCSRLGCPRYGAHWEELGFQGADPGTDLRGTGMLGLMQMLHFVMDAQTLPLARQIFRLSHHETQNFPFCIMSVNITRIVLQALREECLSRECNRRQQVIAVLNDVYAAAFLQLYRVWKSQHKTIADSGFLLKELELSTKKKPKQLLKSLEAYVSKSPVADGIQRPSPPSGTSGSISAGRAGEELNFTGVCDLQVELEGEPRLV, from the exons ATGAGCGCCCCCCCGGCGCCGCCCGAGGAGCCCCCGCTGTCCCCGCCGGTCCTCGGGGTGTCAGGG ATCTCGGCTCCGAGGCAGCCCGGCCTGCTGCAGGCGTTCGGGGGGGCCGCCG AGAGCAGCGAGGAGGTGCGGAGAGCGCGGGAGGAATGGGAGGCGCTGGAGGAGATCCAGCCAG GGCTGCCGGGGAAGTCCGGGCTCGTGCCCCTCATCTCCTTCAACGAGGCGCTGCAGCACTTCCAGACCGCCGACCTGTCCGCCTGCAGG AAGAAGATCCAGGCGACAGCGCGCAGGCAGGGCCTGGCCGCTCTGCTTCGCTTCCTCTTCGGCCCCCCgcggctccagcagcagctgcagggcgAGCGGGACCTGGCTCTCGCCATGGCTCACT GTGGCCTGGATGACAGCGAGGCGGTGCACATGAGGATCCTGCAGACCATCTACAAGAAGCTGACCTGCTCCCGCCTGGGTTGCCCGCGCTACGGCGCGCACTGGGAGGAGCTCGGCTTCCAAG GTGCGGATCCGGGCACCGACCTGCGAGGGACGGGGATGCTGGGCCTGATGCAAATGCTGCACTTCGTAATGGACGCGCAGACGCTGCCTCTGGCTCGGCAGATTTTCAGGCTGTCCCACCACGAAACACAG AATTTCCCCTTCTGCATCATGTCCGTGAACATCACCCGCATCGTCCTGCAGGCCCTGAGGGAGGAGTGCCTCTCCAG GGAGTGCAACCGCAGGCAGCAGGTCATCGCCGTGCTGAACGACGTGTACGCGGCCGCGTTTCTGCAGCTCTACCGAGTCTGGAAATCGCAGCACAAGACCATCGCTGACTCCGGCTTCCTCCTGAAGG AACTGGAGCTATCCACCAAAAAGAAACCGAAGCAGCTCCTGAAATCCTTGGAAGCCTACGTGAGCAAAAGCCCCGTGGCAGACGGCATCCAGCGACCGTCCCCTCCCTCCGGCACCAGTGGCTCCATCAGCGCCGGCCGGGCTGGCGAAGAGCTAAACTTCACGGGTGTCTGTGACCTGCAGGTTGAGCTGGAAGGGGAGCCCCGGCTGGTCTGA